The Bacillus rossius redtenbacheri isolate Brsri chromosome 5, Brsri_v3, whole genome shotgun sequence region caaaaaaaaaaaaacaatgtgtggtatattttaattttctaacaccctctgaactctgcagttatgcgattaccgataataattgtaaatcattgcaatatacatccgacacattttgtagtgatttcacaactgtactatgaagtaatgccatcgactgctgcaaaataacatgctgacatcttttctcgtgtaggcattttgttgatacaactaaaatatgagcatataggatatatatagaatcttacaaattttggtaacctacctactaatactctccccaAAGACTTTGgtttgatacttaaaaaaaaaaaaaaaaaaaaaaaaaaaaatgaactgctCATGTAacatgcattacgtgaaattaattctttttgtaaacattttgcttgagtcaaagcctagatttgcttaagctaataacaagcaattacatcacttgaggccctgagaaacatacttctaaaattgtgtagttacttggattgttaaatacctagtttttctgcaataatgggcacaagagcaatagaattatgtttttcatataattttttttcacataaatgagtttttgtcaaaaagtatttggaaaaaaattactgtttgaaaggacaaagaaaaatgttaattgtagtacataaatgagaatttaccaaaatattgaGGGCCTGTATTACCACCTCCTGATAAAGTTCTGGATATAACTTATCAGCACGATAGCTCTAAAATCCGTATTACGACCTGCTGATATCGCCTATCTACCTGACAAAGTTCCTGATAAGTTGTCAGGTACTTCGACTACCTGATATATCCCTATCAGCAAGTTAAAAGAAGTAGCTGATGACAATGGCGGCACGTAGGAGACGTATTATTATTGATAGCGATTCCGATGATGAATTATTTTTGGATGACATGCTTCAGCATGTAAGAAGCGCAAAGAAAATTAGAGATCGACCCGATAATCTTGAAGAATGGAGTGAAGAGGAGTTCTTTATGCGCTTCAGGATAACCAAGCAAACAACACGCCATTTGATGATTGAAATCAACGACTTTATTAAATTCCGCACCGACAGGTAATTAGCTCCTAGTTTTGTGTGAATGAAAATGGACGAAACATCTTGTTTAAATTTAGATGTTTGAGTTGGGCTATAGGATCATTTAATAGTAACCTAACTATGTTTATAGGTTAAGGCCCTGGgtgttatgaaaaataaatttaaaaaaaaaaacttaaaaacaagcCATGTCCACAAACGGCTTGACGTAATTAACGTGACTTAAATTACACAAGAAAAATCGTCTATCCTTAATCAGTGCATATGTAAACAcagttagcttttttttttttttagccaatcATGTACAATTCACATACAGAAATGATTCTGGAAAGACAAAAATTTATCATCTGTTGTTTACTCTACCCCTACAGTGAAACAACAAACTGTGAAACAAAACAATATCTGTCACataagttatttatataaagtaGACAggaatttatttacttattttttttttcaaacctattGGCTAGGGTCACGAGCCAGAGGTCACATACAATAGCAGCACATAGTGATTGACAGGCATTAGAAATGTCGTGTATGATAGTTTATAAATGACCATCTCTAACGCCACATGCAAATAATGACTGAAATAATGCCATGGATGTCACACAAAATATTAGTTGGAGACATAGCCGTTCAGTCGTAGGTATTCATTACAAGAAAACTATTTAATAGAAATACATGCCGTCAACCTAACAATATACTTTTCTCAGCATCGTTAAATTGTTCTTTTTCCGAACAATTCtgatatatgtacacacacacacatttacagACCCCCAAAaaatatcatgtttttttttttttttttttttttttcagaaattctGCAATATCACCCACCAACCAACTTCTGCTGACGTTACGCTACTATGCGACAGGCGGAACACTCACTTCTGTGGGAGATTTTGCTGGGGTACATAAGACCACAGCTGGTAGGGTGGTCAAACGCGTTAGTGAGGCAATTGCGTTTCTGCGACCCCAGTATATTAAGTTGCCGCAGACAGAAGAAGAAATAGAGCAAGCACAAGTGAGTTTCTTCCAAATAGCAGCTTTTCCCAGAGTTGTTGGGTCCATGGATTGCACACATGTCAAAGTGAAATCTCCAGGTGGTGACATGCCTGAAGAATTCAGAAACAGGAAAGGTTACTTTTCCATAAATGTTCAGACGGTATgcgactcaaaacttaaaatAAGGGACATTGTAGCACGTTGGCCAGGGTCAACACATGATGTTACCATTTTTAATAATAGTGTGTTGAAGGCAAGGCTTGAGAGAGGAGATTTCAGAAATGGTGTAATCATCTGTGATTCTGGTTATGGCCCCAGCTTACATCTCCTTCCTCCTTTTCGAAATCCCCGTACTCCTGCTGAAAATCTCTACAATGAAGCTCTGATTAGAACGAGAAATACAGTGGAAAGACAGTACGGAGTGTTGAAAGCTCGCTTTCCTGTACTTGCACTAGGCATACAGTTACAACTTGAAAATGTTCAAGCTGTAATTGTAGCATGTGCAGTGCTACATAACATTGCCATTGACAGTAATGAACCTGAACCACCAGTTGACCTTGCTGTTCAAGCAAGGGTTATCCGAGCCATTGAGGATGGGGATATACCTTTGCTTCAAGAAGTTGGTGGTCCGGAAGCTGCAAGGCAGACATTTGTTCAATATTTTGAAGGTCTGAGATGAGCTTTTGTTATTATGTTGAAGAGCAGTGCACACCATATTGCATTTTGTACTAGGTTAGCTACAGTTAATAGTGTTCAGTTTTATAATTCTTGATTTGCATGGAATATTTTCttccatagattttttttttcacttactgTAGTCTGTTTTGAAACAATTGCTGTAAAATTTAGTCATCCAGTCTTAAGTAACTTCATTGTTAAAGTTAATTGCACACTTTAAAACGGTGCTACTTTAATTTTAGAAGGCTGTTTTATTGGTTTGCCTGCAAAGTATGTTGCTGAACTTCAGGTAATATAAGCATTTATTTTTGTCaatgaaaattgtaattttccaCCCAATCTTATCTCAGGACCATATTACAGTCTATCAGTTGtatgatatttttgttaaatgtgaGGCATGGGTGTCAGCTggcttatttaaataaaatgtagccACTACTTCAACTTTTTAACCTTATAAAAAATTGCTGTATGaacttaaataaattataattttgttaaagATCAGACCAGTGGCAGTGAGAAAAGTTCTAGTGCACCATCAATCATCCATAAGCTaagttttgttagttaaatttttgtattagacACCGTGatatttatttcaaactttttcGAACTGTGGAAGGTGGAATATTGTAGATTCATTTCCATGTTGTTAAATACACATGTTCTTACACAACATGAAGTCATTGTATTCCCACACTCTTTATATTTGCATACATAAGTTTATGTATTCAGGTAGCTATTTAAGTTTTGTTTTGATATACCTAGATAACTGAAGTTAATAACTGAACAATTAAGACTGTTCTGTACCATGTAGAATTTGTGAAACAAATCTTTTATGTCAATTGCTATTTAACGTATCTAGTAAGCAGCATAATTTGTTAATGTGTTAAGTTATTGTtgtaataatgtttcttttcttGCAGTGCATCAATTTTTGTGGGTACAATACCTTTGAACAGTTGGAAAACTTGTGAACCTCCCATTTCTGATTGCAAGTAATAGTACATTTTGAAGCCACTAGTAGAAAGTATTAGCATCCAAAGTAAATTTTTCACCttttaaaagttgtaaaaagAAAGATTGCTATGGGGACATAAGCAAATCAACCGATATTAAATTAATGCCATAACAGCAATATTTATGTAAGTGTTATTCAAATTAGGCTATGTAACAACCAAAAATTTTGTTATCTGGATTTGATATGCTTCCTCTGCCACAAATTTCAGTTATGTCAGAATTTCGACAAAGTAAAACCAAACTTCATTTTTCTGTATTTCAGAAATCTCTAGAAGTTCATATTTTTTGTGCTTTGTTCGTGTGATGGTAACTTGTGTTCTATGAATGTGacattaattataaattaccTTGTGTTAACTAGTTGGTATCACATTGGACATTGATTTGTTTTTGCATTTGTTCCATGTTACcataactactttaaaaaatattttaaattttattcctgATGTAAAGCATACTATAAATGAGTTTGTGATATTTATTATGTGCAAATCAATTACCTAAGTAgagaaaatatatactttaacaatctatttattatgttattatattgtgaATAATGGTTATGTTGGCTAGTAAGAAATGATATTGTCCCATTTCAAGGTTGAGTTGTGTTTTTAATGTGATGatattgtagatttaatttcattgtaattaatgtattttgtatGATTTATTTTCATGTGTATGGTAAAAGTCATATCAAAACTCAAAATTTCTATACCTGCATGTTTTGGCTTTGTTTAAAATGAGACTGTTATGAAAGTTATACATCTTATGCTCCATGGTTATTGTGCAGAAAAATTCAACAGACCTTCTCAAAAGGCATTTATCAAATCTTATGGATGCAGGAGTTCATTTCTTGTTAACATCAGacttttaatttacataatgctTTTGGTAAAATAACCTATTAGAAAAAATATTggattaataaatatttggatCAGCAAACATGTACACCACGACAGTTAAATGTGTATACAATAGCTACtttccgcctcgtcaggggtgtatgtgtgttagtgaggcgggatgataagcgcgacgctcgatggtatttctagcgcggtatcgcctctaagcgcaaggctctgaactggcgcgcagtcttctcgtcgtcaattgataactgtgaaatttgtgcggtgaccgtatttttatattacggggaaatgaagataaaggtgtaatgcaagccccttaagtgctttcaagaatctgtaccacttgttttacacctaaaaattactctgaaaacatgcgtttcagccattttaactcttctagaaatacagtttaaaaacattatccaaaactaaaagtacttttcgggcctcagcgaactcttaaatgctattcgtaaataggccccactcggatatcttgagtagttttgaaatcgcgttgtttttcctgaagctctgcataccgtgtgtgtgaccaggtaggcgggccccttaacagtcCAATTAACAGAAATCCAAGAGAAGCAAGTGTAAATGCATACGAAAATTTACACATTGTGTTTAGGTCACCACACTTCTACTTGCATCTATTTCATCCAATGTGGTAGTAAGGAAGATAAAAATAAAGTGCACTTATAaccttatattttaattgataaacaaaatatttacataaataaagtttataatgttttgttacataaaaaaattaaacaaaagagATGTTAAGCaccaattgtagtttttgttttattttttcaaaacagaaTGCTGCACAGACGAAGCCAAtcactttcaaattttttctcactCATTCAACTCGTACATCTGTCAGTCAAGAATTGCTCGCACCTCGGGCGATGAAAATAAACGCAAAATAACATAGGTTAAGCCCTTCAGTAACATTATACTGTAAGTGCACGAAATCAGTGCAGCCTCAAAcctggccgcacccagcgaaatgGAATTTTGCCATGAGCCAAACGCTGACGTCGGTAGCCGCAATTTTTAGttaaatgtccaaaaaaaaaaaaaagattaatttattATCTTTGGCATGGCTCTCGCTACCGACGTTAAATTTGCCCTCCTTAAAATCTCTACATCTTGGGTAacgcgccctcctggtgcagcgatcgacagatgACTGGTGAAGTCATGGCACTGGTTCCTTCACGCAGGAAaggcagtcacatgacctcaccgacctatcacatacactcttcattcacacttacaattacaagccaatcagaacacagaacatatacactgaaaaccattttAACACATAGAAACAGGGGATTCACTTTCTCCTACTCTCTCCAACATCATCGGAGAGTAGTTCTCTCCGAGTTCCCACGCAGTGACAAGATATTGTTacagtctctctcttactggggaattACAGTTTCTATCTCACTCACACTCGTAGGTCCCATATACCTGTCTCTTTCTATTACATCCCACACAAAGTCCATTGTTTTAGAATATTATGTAACACgttaatgaaagttaaaaaaaacaacagtcctaatacaaattacttaacaaaattaaacttatttagaaaaaacctgaaaaagtaggccaaaacaggtaAACAAACATCTAGTACGACTTATTTGTGaacaattacataattaatagtaatgattgaaaatgtctgttaaaatacaaagtacagtattaaaacacacagcaagtgCAAATATCAACCCTTAAATACATAAAACCGGTAAAATATTCTTGGAGAGacttttttaagaaatgtttacaggcatgaaaacaatttaaaagaaaaatattttgctaggagggcaggggtcttgcaacgttacaagttgaattaattttacatgtttgAAAAGGGAATGTAAACTGAAGATGGTCACTGTATGAAcagtagaaaataaaattaacacttATGCTTGTCTTCCATTTCCTGTAAAGTTTTTTTCCTTATCATAATGTCCAACTCAAGTTTCTCTAATACTTTCTTTTTTATCTCCATTTCAATTTTGTGAAGCTTCTCCTCCCTCTCTTCTCTGGCCTCAAACTCTTTTCGGAGTAGCTCCTGCTGACAAAGCGCAAGGTTTCTTTTCTCCGTTGCCCAACCGCTGAGCCGCTCCCCATTCATTGATAATGGCCGGTCATGGAATGCAGGCCGTTTCCTCTGCATACTTCTTGACGCTAAGAAAACAAATCAGTCGTGTTTAATAGCCTAAAATCTTCAGCATTCACAGGTGTTGTTGGAACTTTGAATTAATTAGATGATgtaaatttcaagtaatattttaaaagtcaAGAAAAACTGTTGATAATGTACCAGGAAAATAGgccaaaaaataatttgctttaaaATGTATTGGTTAGAGCAAACCATTGCAGCATAGAGTAATAATTTAGTAATAATTTTTGACATAAATTAACTTTAACTAAGTCTTTAAAAAGTAGCACTAATGCAGTGATTTATATTTAGGAATAAAATAAGAGTGGGTTAgagagtaaacaaaaaaatactaatgtaaaattttttaagaaatcttgaaatattataaacattgtCTATATTACAATAAACAACCttctatacatacatacattttcatgCATCTGCGTGGAAAAAAGTGTTGCTGGCCAGGCAAGCTTCCCCAGACAGTGCACTGTAATGTGGTTTGTGATAAATTAAAGTTTCTCTATATTATATAACATATCACTAGCCCTATATGACCAGTATCAACTATCTGAACATACAAATAAAGTTTCCCTTCATTAAATCCACATTCTGCACACGGTTTTTggtatatttatgaaaaaaatgttcTATATTTATCCTTAATTGATTTGGTTTCAAGGTGATTTAAACAACTTTTTGGTAAAAATCTAACCAGTAAAGGCCTACATTTATGAACTGACATAATTTTTCATATGAATTAAAACCAGTATTAAGATTTGGTTACTTTCGAAATAGCTGtgtaaaacattgtttactttatttaAGGGTAGAGTatgtgaataaaaaataattaaagataaaaaaagtgaCCCGAAACTAATAATTCCAGGCTACATAAATTTGATTTCTTAATAATGTATCATAAACTGAAGGAATAGAATATTTGGAAAAAGaatgtaatttgtttaaatgtccAATCTTTTTCCAATATGTactatttattttggtttatgtTGTTTTCTTGTTTTGTATTTTGTGTTCATAGAGGCCAAACTAGACATAATTTGCATACACTATTACTTTTTGACATACATTCACAAATCCCACTACTACACAAACTGAAACATCTGAAGAGAATTgaaccaacacaaaatatttaagccttaaaagaaaaaatctaCCCTTTAcacaataaacttaaattaaataaaaccagtgcaaatttttaaacaattaccATTTGGAGGTAAACGTTCCGATTCATCGTGTGATGCAGCAATTTTCTCCTtcagtttacaattttttgcttTTCTCAGCATGGATGGCTTGTAGGATGACCAGTCATCTGTTTCTGAAAGTAAAAGGTATTATGAACTATATTGTATGTAAGGAATTTTTACTCTATAGTATTTATtataaccttgaaaaaaaatgttctttttaaaatgcataattaaaaaatacatgttaattttttatcaaatacaACTACTCACTGATCTGTATttggtggaaaagggggggggggggggagggggggagagatcAACATTTTTAGCTCATCAAGGCATTAAACATTGTATTCTACATATTTTTATTGTGCTACATGTGCAATGATATACTTATTACTTTATcactgagtaaaaaaaaaatgaaatacatttGAGTTTTGTTATCTGAAAATAGTACGTATTCTGAAAATAACAAATTGTATGGTGAATATCAAGAATATGGAAAGGTGTCTGATGCTATATTCTATTCCTTGACAAGCCATACATTTTAACTCTCTCTCTTAGAAAGTAATTGTGGAACTTTGTTAAATATTCAAGATCAGTGTACCATAAACCCTAAGCATCATTGCCTCTATGCACAAGTCAACAAACTGGTGGATAGTGATTTTGAAGATTGCTTAAACATTCTAATTTAAAGTAATGAGCCTGTAGCATGCATACCTGTGTTAAGTCTCACATTTATCCAGTTCAAGAAAGTAGTTACAACATTAGTGTTCTCTTGTAAAAACCATTCTGTCATTGTATGGAATATATTATCCTTCCATGTTgaaatgtacacaatatataacAATTATGCAATAATTATGATTTGCCCACTatctttatattttatgttttgaaaGATCATCTTAAGGACACAATAAACAAACTTGATAGTAATTCATTAacatacacatttaaaaaacagcAGAGACcatgttaatatattttgttttaaaattcacgtataattaattattttaaaaattgaatataagTTTCTATTAGTCGTAGTACACAAGAGGGAACATGGTTacagccattaaaaaaaaaactcctaagTAATATAGTGTAAGGTCATaggcctgcctgcctgcctgcctacccACAAGTATGTATAACATTTGTTTTTCTTAACTGATTAAGAGTATTGTGTTAAATGGGTATAAATTTGAgtatatttacaatataaaataattgcaaTTTATTACAATCTTGCCATGTTGTGCATTTTATTTCAATACTTTTCCAAACATCAAGAAGCTCTGTGAAACTGACACAGGTATAATCAATTTTGACATTTGGTGAACTAGTTTTAAATAGGCttttttcaatactttttgttgtttttgtaaCAATTCATGTACATGCCATCTCAGTGCATGGTAACGGACGTTTCGGACATGGGCGGTGAAGTAAACTAGCAAGGAAAGTCGGACAGGCCATgttaaaacatacataattttaattgtttacgtACTAGCTTTTAATCCAATTGCCCAGTATGTGTATATCCTGAAAAAGCCACAAAATTGTTTCTTTAGTAGTAATTTATGTAGGCCTAATCATTATGGATGGTAAAGTGTGTTAATCGCCAACCATGTGACCGTACAGGCATAGTTATCACTTTACCTTAACAATAAGTGTAAATTGAACCTGCATAAATAAAAAAGAAGGGAACTGAAGAAAATGAtttattatcttttaattttgCACGGTAAGAACTTTGTAGCCTGTCGGACCGGCACTTCAATACCATCTCGTATGAACCCAACATTAGAACCCTGAGAAAAGAGGCTGTAGCAACGTTAGGGTAATTTGACTGATAAAAAGATGACCCCTTACAGTAGACTCACACATTTCTTTCATGTTTCAAAAGTACCTTTACtgacttttttatttttcattggccTGAATATGctttattaaaggaaaatacaaaatactactttcattttgattttaaataatacatcaaGGGAAAGTGTTGTTAGTAATGAATAAGACAAACTTAAGACTTACCTCTCTCCGAATTTCCTGTGGCAGAGATGACTGACGCAGTTGCCAATGTACTATCAGGTACACCTGCAAGTAAAATGGAAAAAAGAAATGCATCAACCAAGGATTTAAAGAGACAAAAACATTGTTATTAAATTATAAGCAATGAACTTCCTAAATGTTTTTGTGTAGACgccatgaaaaattttttttattttttacattgaaatttttctaaatttatacTTAACTGAATTTGGCCCATCCTTCCCtgataaatgaaatactatatgaattttaaaatgtagGACAAATATTgtgacttaaatatatataatatttacagatCAGACCAGAAATCTTGCAGAA contains the following coding sequences:
- the LOC134531701 gene encoding putative nuclease HARBI1 yields the protein MTMAARRRRIIIDSDSDDELFLDDMLQHVRSAKKIRDRPDNLEEWSEEEFFMRFRITKQTTRHLMIEINDFIKFRTDRNSAISPTNQLLLTLRYYATGGTLTSVGDFAGVHKTTAGRVVKRVSEAIAFLRPQYIKLPQTEEEIEQAQVSFFQIAAFPRVVGSMDCTHVKVKSPGGDMPEEFRNRKGYFSINVQTVCDSKLKIRDIVARWPGSTHDVTIFNNSVLKARLERGDFRNGVIICDSGYGPSLHLLPPFRNPRTPAENLYNEALIRTRNTVERQYGVLKARFPVLALGIQLQLENVQAVIVACAVLHNIAIDSNEPEPPVDLAVQARVIRAIEDGDIPLLQEVGGPEAARQTFVQYFEGLR